The Oscillatoria acuminata PCC 6304 genomic interval TCCGTACAATGATAATTAACCAATGATAAAAATTATCCAACGAAATGTCACCCCAGATGAAGCGGACTTACTGGTGAAAGAAATTCAGGGAACTCCTTATATTGTCGGGTATTCCCGCAAAGAATGGTTACAAGCAGAGAATATCCGCATTGCTGAAGATGATAATGGGCATTTTATGGGGGTGAGTTTAAATAGTGACTTTGGTCAAAATTGGACAAAAATTGCTGTTTTATATGTCCGGGAAGACTATCGCGGTCAAGGGGTTGGGAAACGGTTATTTTATGCCGCCATTGAAGAGGCGATCGCCCGCAACCGAAATATTTATACCATTAGTGCCAACCCAGTCGTGATTCAAATGATTCATGATTTGGGGTTTGCGACTTTTCCCGGGTTTTTCTCATTTCCAGAAAATCTGCAAAAACACAGAGCGAGCATTTACCGGCATACCCTTAAATGGTTGACTAATTTCTATCGAATTCAGGAAATTATTAGAAAGCATTATGTTTACAAATTGAAAGAAGATTTTGTTTATGCGATTCGCTTAGTGTGATGGGTTATTGGTCATTGGTCATTGGTTATTGAGAGTTGGTCATTGGGGGT includes:
- a CDS encoding GNAT family N-acetyltransferase; translation: MIKIIQRNVTPDEADLLVKEIQGTPYIVGYSRKEWLQAENIRIAEDDNGHFMGVSLNSDFGQNWTKIAVLYVREDYRGQGVGKRLFYAAIEEAIARNRNIYTISANPVVIQMIHDLGFATFPGFFSFPENLQKHRASIYRHTLKWLTNFYRIQEIIRKHYVYKLKEDFVYAIRLV